Proteins from a genomic interval of Dendropsophus ebraccatus isolate aDenEbr1 chromosome 6, aDenEbr1.pat, whole genome shotgun sequence:
- the P2RY1 gene encoding P2Y purinoceptor 1 — protein MTEVFLSALLNVTQSTLLASGSSTGNVTKCSLTKTGFQFYYLPAVYIVVCITGFIGNSVAIWMFIFHMKPWSSISVYMFNLALADFLYVLSLPALIFYYFNKTDWIFGDAMCKLQRFIFHVNLYGSILFLTCISVHRYTGVVHPLKSLGRLKKKNSIYISALVWFIVIAGISPILFFSGTAMRKNKTITCFDTSSDDYLRSYFIYSMCTTVFGFCIPFILILGCYGLIVRALIYKDMNNAPLRKKSIYLVIIVLTVFAVSYLPFHVMKNLNLRARLDFQSPEMCSFNDRVYATYQVTRGLASLNSCVDPILYFLAGDTFRRKLSRATRKASRRSEANVQSKSEEMTLNILSEYKQNGDTSL, from the coding sequence ATGACAGAAGTCTTTCTATCAGCTCTTTTGAATGTTACTCAAAGCACTTTGCTGGCAAGTGGCTCATCTACTGGGAATGTCACAAAATGCTCTTTGACAAAGACAGGCTTTCAATTCTATTACCtccctgctgtgtatatagtggttTGTATCACTGGATTTATTGGTAATAGTGTGGCAATATGGATGTTCATTTTTCACATGAAACCATGGAGCAGTATCTCCGTCTACATGTTCAATTTGGCACTTGCAGATTTTTTATATGTCCTTTCCCTCCCAGCACTGATTTTTTATTACTTCAATAAAACGGACTGGATTTTCGGGGATGCCATGTGCAAATTGCAAAGGTTTATATTCCATGTGAACCTCTATGGAAGCATTCTGTTCCTGACTTGTATCAGTGTCCACAGATACACAGGGGTAGTGCATCCACTTAAATCACTCGGGAGGCTGAAGAAGAAAAATTCCATCTACATCAGTGCTCTCGTATGGTTCATTGTTATTGCTGGTATCTCtcccatcctttttttttctggtacCGCAATGaggaaaaataaaaccattacgTGTTTTGACACATCTTCTGATGATTACTTAAGAAGCTACTTCATATATAGCATGTGCACCACTGTCTTTGGCTTCTGCATCCCTTTTATACTAATTCTGGGATGTTATGGATTAATCGTTAGAGCTTTGATCTATAAAGATATGAACAACGCTCCCCtgagaaaaaaatctatttatctGGTCATTATTGTCTTGACTGTCTTTGCGGTTTCGTATCTTCCTTTCCATGTGATGAAGAATCTGAATTTGAGAGCCAGGCTGGATTTTCAATCCCCTGAAATGTGTTCATTCAATGACAGGGTATATGCCACCTACCAAGTGACTAGGGGTCTTGCTAGCCTGAATAGCTGTGTGGATCCCATCCTATATTTCTTGGCAGGAGACACCTTTCGGCGGAAGCTGTCAAGGGCAACTAGAAAAGCATCTAGAAGAAGTGAAGCCAATGTGCAATCAAAGAGTGAAGAGATGACTCTCAACATCCTATCGGAGTACAAGCAGAATGGAGACACAAGCTTGTGA